TGCAAACAGTTAGTACAATTTACCAGTTCTATGAAAGGCCCTGACATATCTGCCTCAAGGTCTGGAGGCTCTGCTGTGTAACCACAAATAGTCTTTCCATTTTCATGTAACCTTTTGATACAGTGACAGCTGCATTAAGCTGCTTCTGCCTAGCAATTCCACATGCCAGGCTGGTTTAATTGGTTTTAATGCCACAGAAAAAGCACTGCTAGCAGAATACCATCAAATCATTTTCATATTGAACCTTCGTGGTCCAGCAACCTCCCCTTCAACCACAGCACCATTGTTTTTGCGAGGGACATATTCAAGGTCaatgctggttttgtgtttgcctTTGCCTCGGCTCCACacaaaaagaagcaggaaacaaaataaaactactCCAAGGAATGTGAAACAGCCCATAGCTGTGGAAACCAATATTGTCTTAAGGTCCAGAGAGAAGGTGTTCACATTAGTTCCATTGGAACTTGTGTCGTTGGAGTCTGTCATATACATAGGGGTCCTGTTGGCGTAGAGGAAACGATCTGAAGTAAACCCCTTTACCGTAAGGGAGGCCGAGTAAGTGTCATTTCCAGCTGCATTACTTGCAATACAAACATAGATCCCAGTGTCCTGGTCTTGAGCAAATCGGATCTCCAGGGTGCCATCCCCCAGCACAGTGGCTCTTCCATTTGATTTAGCTGTGATCAGCCTTCGCCGTGGGGTTACCCAGGATATGGTCGGCTGCGGGTCCCCGTCAGCATTGCACATCAGCTGCACTGTCTGCCCTTCCTCCACTACCAGGTATTGCAACTTCTTGTCTTGTATCTTGGGCTTCTTACAGGTGAAGTAAAAGGAAAGAGCTGTGCTGTGAAAGTCTTTGAATGACCTCTCTTTGACACTGTCTGGGCCAGCACACATCGGTGGCTGGCCTCCAAACTGCAAAGTGGGTTGCCTCTGTAAAATCCAAAGGAGACGGCAGTCACAGGCCAGAGGATTGTTGTTAATGCAGAGGACCTCAAGGTTTTTTGGGGAATGGAATACATTCTCTTCTAGGGTTTCTAGCAGGTTTTGGGACACATTAAGCAGGCGTAAGAATCGGAGCCCTTGGAAAGCATGTGGTTCAATAGTACGTAGTTGGGCCCCCACCATGTGGAGTTCCTGCAGGCGTGCTAAATCTGAAAGCATGCCTGCTTCAATGGTGCTGATAGGGTTGTAAGAGAGATTTAGATGTGTCAGGTAAACGAGGTGTTTAAAGGCAGAATAAGGTACTGCAGACAGGTTGGTGTTCGTGATGGAGAGAGAAGTAAGGTTGAGACCATACAGACTGTTGGCAGGCAGCATGTCCAGGAGGGGCCAGGCATCTATCTCTAGGTCTTTCAGGCGAAACAGTCTTTTAAAGGCATATGCAGGCAAAGCGTTAATGTTGAGCTGTTTCAGATGCAGACTGATGAGGTTGTGGAGGTGAGAAAGAGCTTCTGTTGGTACAGCTGTGAGGTTGCATCTCTCCAGGGTGAGCTGCTCCAGGCTAAGCAGTCCACTAAAGGCCCTGTGTGATATATAAACCAAATCATTGTCCCCAACCTCGAGGGATTTTAGGTTATGCAGATCTTGGAACATGTAGTCCAGCAAAATGACAATCTTGTTTTCACTTATATCAAGCTTTGTTAAGTTTGACAACCCAGTGAACACCCCAAGGGGGACCAGCTTCAGACGGTTTCCTTTCAGCCTCAGGGAGCGCAAGTTGAAGAGATTGTTAAAGGCTCCAGGCTCCACATTGGCAACTATATTGTCACTGAGGTCAATTTCCTCCAGCAAAGGGTATGACATGAATTCCTCAGGGTTGACACTCTTCAGTCGGTTCTTGCTGAGGTCCAAGATTTTGGTCTCAATGGGAATGCCTTCTGGGATGGCCATCAGACGCCTTCGGTGACAGCTGACAGACTTGTTCTGTGCTGAGCATTCACAGCGGGCCGGACAGCCTATGGTGGGGCCCATGAAGACTAGTAGCACAGCCAGACCCAGGAACAGCTGCCAGCATGATACAGCTGTGTGACGCATGACTCCACTGATCCAGTCTAACCCTCCGTCACGGACCTgtggggatgaggatgggaaAGGGGAGAAGTTAAGTCTGCAGCAAAAGTTCTCTGCCAATTTTACAGTACCATTTCAAAGCAGACACATACATTttcattagaaacaaaaaataaaacctattgTGAATTGcaagagcaataaaaaaagcagattttccttAATTATCATTGGGCTTGTTGAAGGATCTTTTTATCTAGCATTTCCCCTCCAGACGGTAGAGGAGACAAAACAACTTTTCCTATTGCAAACCGCAAAGGAGTTTAGGTTTTATCCTTTTCTCACTCTCAGCTGGTCTTCTCAAGACAGTACTATAACTAAG
The DNA window shown above is from Phalacrocorax aristotelis chromosome Z, bGulAri2.1, whole genome shotgun sequence and carries:
- the LINGO2 gene encoding leucine-rich repeat and immunoglobulin-like domain-containing nogo receptor-interacting protein 2, which encodes MRHTAVSCWQLFLGLAVLLVFMGPTIGCPARCECSAQNKSVSCHRRRLMAIPEGIPIETKILDLSKNRLKSVNPEEFMSYPLLEEIDLSDNIVANVEPGAFNNLFNLRSLRLKGNRLKLVPLGVFTGLSNLTKLDISENKIVILLDYMFQDLHNLKSLEVGDNDLVYISHRAFSGLLSLEQLTLERCNLTAVPTEALSHLHNLISLHLKQLNINALPAYAFKRLFRLKDLEIDAWPLLDMLPANSLYGLNLTSLSITNTNLSAVPYSAFKHLVYLTHLNLSYNPISTIEAGMLSDLARLQELHMVGAQLRTIEPHAFQGLRFLRLLNVSQNLLETLEENVFHSPKNLEVLCINNNPLACDCRLLWILQRQPTLQFGGQPPMCAGPDSVKERSFKDFHSTALSFYFTCKKPKIQDKKLQYLVVEEGQTVQLMCNADGDPQPTISWVTPRRRLITAKSNGRATVLGDGTLEIRFAQDQDTGIYVCIASNAAGNDTYSASLTVKGFTSDRFLYANRTPMYMTDSNDTSSNGTNVNTFSLDLKTILVSTAMGCFTFLGVVLFCFLLLFVWSRGKGKHKTSIDLEYVPRKNNGAVVEGEVAGPRRFNMKMI